GAAGGCTCGCTTAGCTTTTTGGCTAACCCTAAATATGAACCTTATCTGTATACCACAGGCGCCACCATTGTTATTGTAAACAACGACCAGGTACTGAGCGCCCCGGTAGATGCTACCCTCATCCGTGTAGAAAACGCCTACAGCGCCATCACCGTATTGCTCAATATGTACAACACCATTAAGCTTAACAAAAGCGGTGTTGAACAGCCCAGCTTTGTGCACCCTACAGCCACTGTTGGCGAGGATGCTTACATCGGTGCATTTGCCTACATTGGCCCGAACGTAAAAATTGGCAACAACTGCAAAATATATCCGGGCGTTTACATTGCCGATGGCGTTACGCTAGGCAATGATGTAACCCTGTTCTCGGGCGTAAAAGTTTATTTTGACTGCGTGCTGGGCAACCGGGTAATTGTTCACTCGGGCACCATTATTGGCGCTGATGGCTTTGGCTTTGCGCCGCAGGCTGATGGCAGTTACCAAAAAATAAGTCAGATTGGTAACGTAATTATTGAAGATGACGTAGAAGTGGGCTCAAACACTACAATAGACCGTGCTACCATGGGCTCAACCATCATCCGCAAAGGCGTTAAGCTGGATAACCTGATCCAGATTGCTCATAATGTGGAGATTGGTGAGAATACCGTTATTGCCGCGCAAACCGGCGTATCCGGCAGTACCAAAATTGGCGAGAACGTAATATTGGGGGGCCAGGTTGGTGTGGTTGGTCACATCAGCATAGCTAAAGGCACACAGGTGCAGGCGCAATCCGGCATCAGCAAGAATATAAAAGAAGAAAACAGCAAATTGGCTGGTTCGCCGGCTTTTGCATACAGCAGCAATATGCGCTCTAACGTAGCCTATCAACGGTTACCAGAACTGGAGCGTAAAGTGCAGGAGTTGGAAAAACTAATTAAAGAAATTAAAAGCCTCACCTAAATCCTCTCCAAAGGAGGGGGCTTCATAAGCGGGGTGTTAAGAAATTAGCAAGCATACCGTTGGTCTTTCTCTGATTTATAGAACAGATTAACAGGAATAATAAAAATAATAATAACAATATGCATCAAACTCCCTCTCCTTTGGAGAGGGCCGGGGAGAGGTTTATGAGCATGAACGTAAAACAAAGAACTATTAAAAGCCCGGTGTCGGTATCGGGTACTGGTTTGCACACGGGTGCAAGCGCTACGATGACCTTTAACCCGGCGCCAGAGAATCATGGTTATAAGTTTCGCAGGGTAGATGTTGCCGGCTCGCCGGTAATTGATGCAGATTGCGATAACGTTACCGACACATCCCGCGGTACCACCATTACCCAGAACGGCGCCAGCGTAAGCACGGTTGAACATGTTTTGGCTGCACTGGTTGGTTTGGAAATTGATAACGTGCTGATTGATATTGACGGCCCCGAAACGCCAATTATGGATGGCAGCTCTATCTTTTTTGTAGACGCGCTGACCGAAGTTGGCACCGTTGAGCAGGATGCCGACCGCGAGTATTACCACATCCCTTACAACATCCACTACTCTGAGGGCGACCGCAAGGTTGAAATGGTAGCTATGCCGCTGGACGATTATCGTTTTACCTGTATGGTAGACTATAACTCGCCGGTACTGGGTAGCCAGCATGCCAGCATCTCTTCTATCAGCGAGTTTAGAAAAGAAATTGCCTCATGCCGTACCTTCTGTTTCCTCCATGAGCTGGAAATGTTGTTGAAGCACGACCTGATTAAGGGCGGCGATCTGAACAACGCCATTGTGGTAGTTGATAAAGATGTAAACAACGAAGAATTGCAGCACCTGGCCAAACTCTTCAACCGCGAAGAAATTAAAGTTGCGCCACAAGGTATTCTGAATAACATTGAACTGCGCCACCAAAATGAGCCGGCACGCCACAAGCTGCTGGATATGATTGGCGATCTGGCCCTGGTAGGCGTTCCGCTGAAAGGTCATATCATGGCTGCACGCCCCGGTCACGCGGCAAACGTGGCTTTTGCCAAAAAGATCAAAGCTTTGATTAAAAAAGAACGCAGCCGCAAACACGTAAAAGTTTACGACCCCAACATGAAGCCGGTTTATGATACCGTGCAGATTATGAACATACTGCCGCACCGCCCGCCGATGCTGCTGGTTGATAAAATTCTGGAACTGACCAAAACCCACGTAGTAGGTTTAAAATCAGTTACCATGAATGAGCCTTTCTTTGCCGGTCACTTCCCTGGCGCACCGGTTATGCCGGGCGTACTGCAAATTGAGGCCATGGCCCAAACAGGCGGCATCCTGGTACTGAACACCGTACCTGATCCGGAAAACTACCTTACCCTGTTCCTGAAGATTGAGAATGCGCGCTTTAAAGACAAAGTGCTGCCGGGCGATACCCTGATTTTCCGTTGTGATCTGATTGGCCCTATCCGCCGTGGTATTGCCCAAATGAAAGGCATAGGCATGGTTGGCGAACGAGTTGTGGTAGAAGCCGAACTGATGGCCCAGATTGTAAGATATAAATAAGATATTTCCCTGAATAACAGACCGAATAGCATGATTCAGCCGTTAGCATATATACACCCGCAGGCAAAAATTGCCGAAAACGTAGTGATAGACCCTTTTGTAACTATCCATAAAGATGTAGAGATTGGTGAAGGTACCTGGATAGGTTCAAACGTTACCATTATGGACGGTGCCCGTATTGGCAAAAACTGCCGCATCTTCCCAGGGTCAGTTATTTCAGGCATCCCGCAGGATTTGAAATATAAAGGCGAGAATACCTACGTGCACATTGGCGATAACACCACCATCCGTGAGTGTGTAACCATTAACAAGGGGACTGACGATCGTTTTAAGACCGTTATTGGCAAAAACTGCCTGATTATGGCTTATTGCCACGTAGCACATGATTGTATTGTGGGCGATAATTGCATTTTCAGTAACAACACCACACTGGCCGGCCACATTACCGTTGGCGATTTTGTGGTACTGGCAGGCATGGTGGCCATTCACCAGTTTGTAAAAGTTGGCTCGCATGCGTTTGTTACCGGTGGTTCACTGGTGCGTAAAGATGTGCCGCCTTATGTTAAAGCCGCCCGCGAACCACTTTCATACGCCGGTATCAACTCGGTGGGTTTGCGCCGCCGTGGTTTCAGCGAAGAAAAAATTAACGAGATACAGGATATTTACCGTACCCTGTTTATCCGTAACAATAACACCAGCAAGGCGCTCGATATCATCGAAGCCGATTTCCGACCTACCGAAGAGCGCGACGAGATCCTGAACTTTATCCAGGGCTCACAACGCGGTATCATGAAAGGGTTTGGGAATAATTAATTAGTTGATAGTTCATGGATCATAGTTCATAGACGGGAGCATGGCAAAGCCTACTTTGATCTATGAACAATGATCTTCCTTCCTACCATGAACCATGATCTATGAACAATGAACTAAAAATCTCCCTCGATAAAATTGGCCGTCGCTTTAACCGCGAGTGGATCTTCAGGGGGGTGGATTATCATTTTGTTTCTGGCGAAAGTTATGCAGTGCTGGGGCCAAATGGCTCAGGCAAATCTACCCTGCTGCAGGTGGTTAACGGCAGCCTCACTCCCTCCGAAGGTAAAATCGATTTTAGCTTAAACAATCAGCCGCTGGATATTGAACAGGTTTACGGTCAGCTCAGTTTGGCCGCCCCGTATCTGGAGGTGATCGAAGAGTTTACGCTGAGCGAGATGATCGACTTTCATTTCAAATTCAAGCCCTTTCTGCCAGGTTTTGACCGCCAGCTGATCATTGACCTGCTGGCTATGGAAAAATCGCGCAACAAAGCCGTTAAATACTTCTCATCGGGCATGAAACAGCGCCTCAAGCTGGCGCTGGCCTTTTGCTCTGATACGCGCATCCTGATGCTGGATGAACCTACCTCCAATCTGGATAACCAGGGCATCACCTGGTACCTGAGTCTTGTGCAAAAATTTGCCACCAATCGCTTGCTGATCATCTGCTCTAATCAAGAGCACGAGTACAGCTTCTGTAATCATCAGCTGCATATTACGGATTATAAGAAATAGGCCTTTATTTTCTCCCTTCAACATCAACTAAGGCCCAATTGTCATTGTGAGGAACGGTAGTCTCTTGGAGACTGGATCGACGAAACAGTCTTGTCGCCTGACTAATAGCGTGCGACGAGATTGCTTCGCACTCAACCCTTCCACGCCCCTGCTCGCAATGACAAATTCAAAATTTTTCCCGTCCCGAAAACGTTACCATTCATCATAAAAAATCTCGTTTTTTTTCGTTCCAATACATTTTAATCAACAAATCTTATTAATTATCTTGCGGTGTAAAATTTACACTATCTATATCCAAGACAATCGATTGTTTGAGATTAAAACGCATTTTTTTGTAAATGCGCAAAACATAGTTTAGATTTAGGACCGCAAAACTTGCTTAAGCTGAAATAAACCATTATAATTGTCAATAATACACTAATTTAAACCTGAGTTATCAAGAAATGAAAACATTAGCATCCGGAGACTGGTTGGTATTCCTCCTGTATTTTATCATCGTCTCCCTGTATGGTTTTTGGGTATATCGCAGCAAGCGTAATGCCGATGCCACTTCAAAAGATTACTTCCTGGCCGAAGGATCGCTCACCTGGTGGGCAATCGGCGCTTCCCTCATCGCTTCTAACATCTCTGCCGAGCAGATGATCGGTATGAGTGGTTCAGGCTTCAAAATGGGTCTGGCCATTTCTACTTATGAGTGGATGGGCGGCTTTACCCTTATTGTGGTAGCCATCTTCTTTATTCCCGTGTACCTGCGCAACAAGATCTTCACCATGCCGCAGTTTCTGCACGAGCGTTACAACGGCACTGTGGCCATGGTTATGGCTATCTTCTGGCTGGCGCTGTACATTGTAGTTAACCTGATGTCTATCCTTTACCTGGGTGCGTTAGCGCTGCATGGTATCTCTGGTTATGACTTGAACCTGTGTATCGGCTTCCTGGCTGTGTTTGCGGTAATTATTACCCTGGGCGGCATGAAGGTTATTGGTTATACAGACGTTATCCAGGTATTTGTACTTATCCTGGGCGGCCTGGTAGCTACTTACCTTGCACTTACCCTGCTGAGCGAAAAAGAAGGCACACACGGCCTGTTAAACGGCTTTAACATCATGCTGAAAGAGGCTCCAGAGCACTTCCACATGATCTTCCACAAAGACAACGCCAACTACCTTGACCTGCCAGGCCTGTCAGTACTGATTGGCGGTATGTGGATTGTGAACCTGAACTACTGGGGCTGTAACCAATACATCACCCAGCGTGCTTTGGGTGCTAACATGAAAACTGCCCGTGGTGGTCTGTTGTTCGCAGCCTTCCTGAAAATGCTAATGCCGGTTATTGTGGTACTGCCAGGTATTGCTACTTACGTATTGTACCAAAAAGGCATGTTCCACACCGAAATGCTGAGCTCTAAAGGCGTGCAAGACGTAAACAAAGCTTACCCTGCCCTGCTTAACCTGCTGCCAACTTACATGAAAGGTCTGTCATTTGCAGCCTTAACTGCAGCTATCGTAGCATCACTGGCCGGTAAAGCAAACAGTATTGCTACCATCTTTACGCTTGATATTTATAAAAAAGCCATCAACCCAGAGGCTTCAGATAAAAAACTGGTTAACCTGGGTAAAATGACCGTTGTTGTAGCAATGGCACTGGGCGTAATCATGTCACTCATCATTGGCGATGCGCTGATGGGCGAGGGCAAACAAGGCTTCCAATACATTCAGGAGTATACCGGCTTCGTATCTCCGGGCATTTTGGCCATGTTCCTGCTGGGCTTCTTCTGGAAAAAAGCTACATCAAGAGCCGCACTGTTTGCCACCATTGGCGGCTTCGGCTTCTCGGTACTGTTCAAGTTCCTGCCAAACATGATGAACCTGCAGTTCCTGTCGCCATTCGGTTTCTCTAAACTGAACGGCGAAGGCGTTTACGAAATTCCATTCCTTGACCGTATGGGCTTCGTATTCATTCTGTGTGTTGCCGGTATGTGGTTGATCTCAACCCTTGAAGGCGGCAACAAAAATGCTGATGATCCACATGGCCTGGTAGTTGATACCAGCATGTTCAAAACATCACGTGCTTTCACAGCCGGCGCTTTAATTGTTGGCCTGATTCTGGTAGCGCTGTACAGCATCTTCTGGTAAGAAACCAAATTACAAACCAAATAGTGGGCCCCGCTTCATCTCATGAGCGGGGCTTTTTTTGTGTTTGAACCAGAATTTGGAAGATTTTTAGGATTGACAGGATTCTAATTTTAAGTCATCCCGAACTTGTTTCGATGGAGCTACCCATGACAAGTAAAAAAGGATGTCATGCTGAGCCCCGTCGAAGCATGGTGGGCGGGCCTTTCCGCGCGAGTCTTCCCTTCGATAAACTCAGGACAAGCTACAGCTCAGACTGACAGCCCTCTCGTTTATCATTGCACTTTCATAGTCCCGCCACCGGGATTCTATTAATCAACATGACAGCCCCTCGCTATAGGCAAACGCCGCAACGCAAAAAGAGCCACAAACATGTGGCTCTACGGTTAAATGTTTTAACAACCGGTTACTGCTTCAACAACGTTTCGTTAAACAGCGTGTAAATACGCTTATACTCATCCAACCAGCTGCTGGCTTCAACAAATGTGTGATCTTCTACCGGGTATGGGGCCAACTGCCAGTTGTCTTTATGCAGCTCGATGAGCTTTTGGGTGAGGCGAACAATATCCTGAAAATTTACATTCAGATCTACCATGCCGTGGCACATCAACAGGCGGCCTTTTAAACCATCAGCAAAATTAATGGGCGAGCTTTGTTGATAAGCCTTCGGGTCATCATAAGGTTGGTTCAGGATATTGGAGGTATAACCGTGGTTATAATGCGCCCAATCTGTCACCGAGCGTAGGGCGGCACCAGCGGCGAAGGTACCGGGCGAAGTAAACATGGCCATCAGCGTCATAAACCCACCGTATGAGCCGCCGTAGATGCCCACGTTCTTGGGGTTAACTCCGTATTTCTCTGTCAGCAGTTTCACTGCGTCCAGATGATCGGTTAGATCTTTACCGCCCATGTGGCGATAGATGCCCGTGCGAATATCCCGGCCATAACCAGCGCTGCCTGTATAATCAATCTCCAATACCGTGTAGCCCTCATCTGCCAGCAGGTTATTAAATAGATACTCGTGCGTATAAGCGGTGCTCCATTTATACATCACATCCTGCAGGTAACCTGCGCCATGCACA
This region of Mucilaginibacter yixingensis genomic DNA includes:
- a CDS encoding bifunctional UDP-3-O-[3-hydroxymyristoyl] N-acetylglucosamine deacetylase/3-hydroxyacyl-ACP dehydratase; its protein translation is MNVKQRTIKSPVSVSGTGLHTGASATMTFNPAPENHGYKFRRVDVAGSPVIDADCDNVTDTSRGTTITQNGASVSTVEHVLAALVGLEIDNVLIDIDGPETPIMDGSSIFFVDALTEVGTVEQDADREYYHIPYNIHYSEGDRKVEMVAMPLDDYRFTCMVDYNSPVLGSQHASISSISEFRKEIASCRTFCFLHELEMLLKHDLIKGGDLNNAIVVVDKDVNNEELQHLAKLFNREEIKVAPQGILNNIELRHQNEPARHKLLDMIGDLALVGVPLKGHIMAARPGHAANVAFAKKIKALIKKERSRKHVKVYDPNMKPVYDTVQIMNILPHRPPMLLVDKILELTKTHVVGLKSVTMNEPFFAGHFPGAPVMPGVLQIEAMAQTGGILVLNTVPDPENYLTLFLKIENARFKDKVLPGDTLIFRCDLIGPIRRGIAQMKGIGMVGERVVVEAELMAQIVRYK
- a CDS encoding sodium/sugar symporter produces the protein MKTLASGDWLVFLLYFIIVSLYGFWVYRSKRNADATSKDYFLAEGSLTWWAIGASLIASNISAEQMIGMSGSGFKMGLAISTYEWMGGFTLIVVAIFFIPVYLRNKIFTMPQFLHERYNGTVAMVMAIFWLALYIVVNLMSILYLGALALHGISGYDLNLCIGFLAVFAVIITLGGMKVIGYTDVIQVFVLILGGLVATYLALTLLSEKEGTHGLLNGFNIMLKEAPEHFHMIFHKDNANYLDLPGLSVLIGGMWIVNLNYWGCNQYITQRALGANMKTARGGLLFAAFLKMLMPVIVVLPGIATYVLYQKGMFHTEMLSSKGVQDVNKAYPALLNLLPTYMKGLSFAALTAAIVASLAGKANSIATIFTLDIYKKAINPEASDKKLVNLGKMTVVVAMALGVIMSLIIGDALMGEGKQGFQYIQEYTGFVSPGILAMFLLGFFWKKATSRAALFATIGGFGFSVLFKFLPNMMNLQFLSPFGFSKLNGEGVYEIPFLDRMGFVFILCVAGMWLISTLEGGNKNADDPHGLVVDTSMFKTSRAFTAGALIVGLILVALYSIFW
- a CDS encoding ATP-binding cassette domain-containing protein, producing MNNELKISLDKIGRRFNREWIFRGVDYHFVSGESYAVLGPNGSGKSTLLQVVNGSLTPSEGKIDFSLNNQPLDIEQVYGQLSLAAPYLEVIEEFTLSEMIDFHFKFKPFLPGFDRQLIIDLLAMEKSRNKAVKYFSSGMKQRLKLALAFCSDTRILMLDEPTSNLDNQGITWYLSLVQKFATNRLLIICSNQEHEYSFCNHQLHITDYKK
- the lpxA gene encoding acyl-ACP--UDP-N-acetylglucosamine O-acyltransferase → MIQPLAYIHPQAKIAENVVIDPFVTIHKDVEIGEGTWIGSNVTIMDGARIGKNCRIFPGSVISGIPQDLKYKGENTYVHIGDNTTIRECVTINKGTDDRFKTVIGKNCLIMAYCHVAHDCIVGDNCIFSNNTTLAGHITVGDFVVLAGMVAIHQFVKVGSHAFVTGGSLVRKDVPPYVKAAREPLSYAGINSVGLRRRGFSEEKINEIQDIYRTLFIRNNNTSKALDIIEADFRPTEERDEILNFIQGSQRGIMKGFGNN
- the lpxD gene encoding UDP-3-O-(3-hydroxymyristoyl)glucosamine N-acyltransferase encodes the protein MQFTAQQISSILNGTVEGDASAAVERLAKIEEATEGSLSFLANPKYEPYLYTTGATIVIVNNDQVLSAPVDATLIRVENAYSAITVLLNMYNTIKLNKSGVEQPSFVHPTATVGEDAYIGAFAYIGPNVKIGNNCKIYPGVYIADGVTLGNDVTLFSGVKVYFDCVLGNRVIVHSGTIIGADGFGFAPQADGSYQKISQIGNVIIEDDVEVGSNTTIDRATMGSTIIRKGVKLDNLIQIAHNVEIGENTVIAAQTGVSGSTKIGENVILGGQVGVVGHISIAKGTQVQAQSGISKNIKEENSKLAGSPAFAYSSNMRSNVAYQRLPELERKVQELEKLIKEIKSLT